Proteins encoded together in one Pleurocapsa sp. PCC 7319 window:
- a CDS encoding type II toxin-antitoxin system RelE/ParE family toxin — translation MKWQITFYNKKVEQTTLDFPPGILANFLHIAEMIEEFGPALGKPYTASIGGGLFEIRSKGKEGIGRSLYCMVKGREIIILHSFIKKSQKTPKKELDLAKKRMKELKK, via the coding sequence ATGAAGTGGCAAATTACTTTCTACAACAAGAAAGTGGAACAAACAACCTTAGACTTTCCACCAGGCATCCTGGCTAATTTTTTGCACATTGCGGAGATGATTGAAGAGTTTGGTCCGGCTCTTGGTAAACCATACACAGCTTCAATAGGTGGAGGACTTTTTGAAATAAGGTCAAAAGGTAAGGAAGGTATTGGTCGCTCTCTCTACTGTATGGTCAAAGGAAGAGAAATTATCATTTTGCATTCCTTTATTAAAAAGTCGCAAAAAACACCAAAGAAAGAATTGGACTTGGCAAAAAAACGTATGAAGGAGTTAAAAAAGTGA
- a CDS encoding ParA family protein, which translates to MTKVITLCTTKGGTSKTSLTASLLSYWHSKKRRVAAVDADPNCNLTRWLDKGSLSDLRHVAETNEGEIIEAVENISTDRDLVLVDVAGFGNQSMVYAIGISSFVIIPCRPSEDDVLEALKTKQVVTNAAKLTRREIPYKVVLTQVKAGTLVINHTHKQFQAFNVPLFDTAIASRTIYQTSRFSGETPITAEPQGKAAKEIAALAKEIEVQLSL; encoded by the coding sequence ATGACGAAGGTAATAACTCTCTGTACCACCAAAGGAGGAACGAGTAAAACGTCATTAACTGCCAGTTTGCTTTCCTACTGGCATAGTAAAAAGAGGCGTGTTGCGGCGGTGGATGCCGATCCTAACTGTAATCTCACTCGCTGGCTTGATAAAGGTAGTCTTTCAGATCTTCGCCACGTAGCAGAAACCAATGAAGGGGAAATTATTGAAGCAGTGGAAAATATTTCCACAGATCGAGATCTGGTCTTAGTAGATGTAGCGGGGTTTGGTAATCAATCAATGGTCTATGCCATAGGTATATCTTCCTTTGTGATCATACCTTGCCGACCCTCAGAAGATGATGTTTTAGAAGCACTTAAAACTAAACAGGTAGTAACTAATGCCGCTAAGTTAACCCGTCGGGAGATTCCTTATAAAGTGGTGTTAACTCAGGTAAAAGCTGGGACGCTAGTTATCAATCACACTCACAAACAGTTTCAAGCTTTCAATGTTCCTTTATTTGATACGGCGATCGCTAGTCGTACCATCTATCAAACCTCTCGATTTAGTGGAGAAACACCCATTACCGCAGAACCACAAGGTAAGGCAGCTAAAGAAATTGCTGCATTAGCTAAAGAGATAGAAGTACAGTTAAGCTTATAG
- a CDS encoding type II toxin-antitoxin system VapC family toxin, which yields MNQVFVDTAAWIALLNIDDVWHQKAHIVRSELVDKNYIFITTDFILLEVADALCLPIHKKNTVNFLRNIYQLKSTRVIPLNQDLFQSGLSLYEKRLDKDWGLTDCISFVVMQKEGILEAFTSDKHFEQAGFARLLKPKV from the coding sequence GTGAATCAAGTTTTTGTCGATACTGCTGCTTGGATTGCACTACTAAATATCGATGATGTTTGGCATCAAAAAGCACATATAGTTCGTTCGGAGTTGGTAGATAAAAATTATATCTTTATCACAACAGATTTTATTCTACTGGAGGTTGCAGATGCTCTTTGTTTGCCAATACATAAAAAAAATACTGTTAATTTTTTGCGTAATATTTATCAATTGAAATCTACAAGGGTAATACCGTTAAATCAAGATTTATTTCAGTCGGGCTTGAGTTTATATGAAAAAAGACTGGATAAGGATTGGGGGCTAACGGATTGTATTAGTTTTGTGGTGATGCAAAAGGAAGGAATTTTAGAAGCATTTACTTCAGACAAACACTTTGAACAGGCTGGTTTTGCTCGTTTATTAAAACCAAAAGTTTAG
- a CDS encoding plasmid replication protein, CyRepA1 family, producing MKFIPTKQNNSCPICQNTSGDCRLGQNNLVLCHSYIEQDSGIAGYRWTKTSSNGVWGVHARDNAQEFNRQQYELNKQIRQDQKRNQKQFLADNALNADGRDLAIRKLAAKVGLSDRDQQSLSARGLSKAEITDGLFFSIDPWKRFNLDLPENLPGVLGDRFTTRDDGYSCPAFDQHGRVIGWQLRVHGVTERNKYRWAKSTFSSHLPNGELPVTIVKPIENASKTLYLSEGILKPYVASKRHNLAVCGAAGGHFRGSPEQLTQIVSDYEQLVLVPDAGDALNSHVMRRWSQQIEFLQRFGKTITILWWGQLSKEQFEDFDEIDAATLANAQYLSPTEFYELAKKQRYLQQQWDNWRNYKQFSPQIKIEKKYIEFGLPQSNTIALINSGLGSGKTTELIKNLLSVQNYGIIGLGYRNTLLLQFNEKAKQLGFYHLQSDKNLREFSLDDPGVKVTNCIDSLIHYEPDQFDHKIVVIDEIISVLKHFLFSSTIKQFSQVKQLFTEMVNRCDRLICLDAHLQDWAVKFFQELCPSKQIVTIENTHQGDKAQIYLLEGTVDIDEKIRVNDRTPWVQKLLNSYCPVIASDSQVFCESIENLLLEQGRTGIRIDSKTVSENHVKEFFTNPERYIREHQPEYIIYSPSAESGLDIPTQDYFSEHFCFFFGCLDVDSMIQMLGRVRDTNVPKFVWCKQFIRSEDSIRRPSNVESIQADRARALMSELHSTLNSIESPEIKIAYLQQVYQDNLDPYTTTADTITAIRNHEFSNYRKCLKQQLLNSGYPVEAVTLESISQRKTIAKKEKEAQTEVKQQNSQDIFAASDKYLGQKQIKLDFDANWETRCAVMKAGLVSRLPGINHNRIWSPDFIKQVKYDQPRLIRQCELYHLLENPDLAKQLSIEKYNRIFNQGNIDAPWKLRQDYLKIKALRDVGIYDFIQNILEHPEYVYDEKTPEVRSILQKCQYQKHRQVLGTPGKTPIKFLNNLLRSLGLETKSHQARDENGVRYRCYSIKSESLIGEVRRAILQAIKLKYDQRIDSSNQLLEWQQNATQLPTNPPQECEVQNSAPTIAAHSVDSVTLHPVTLKENTLPSVTPNLSFYPPEPQTSDLKTTSKIQKNQNLGEVHPLDTEEAIIDLADTLNVVEDEEMLQSIIDTPGMTRVRLNRASRLLSVQQRQNIRQWAITLRPLFIFN from the coding sequence ATGAAATTTATTCCTACCAAACAAAACAACTCTTGCCCAATTTGCCAAAATACTTCTGGCGACTGTCGTCTAGGACAGAACAATCTAGTCCTCTGTCACAGTTATATCGAACAAGACTCAGGAATAGCTGGTTATAGATGGACTAAAACATCGTCTAATGGTGTTTGGGGCGTTCATGCCAGAGATAATGCTCAAGAGTTCAATCGGCAACAATACGAGCTTAATAAGCAAATTAGGCAAGACCAGAAGCGCAATCAGAAACAATTCTTAGCTGACAACGCCCTTAATGCTGATGGTCGAGATCTAGCTATCAGAAAATTAGCAGCCAAAGTTGGATTGAGCGATCGCGACCAACAATCATTATCTGCTCGCGGTTTATCTAAAGCTGAGATAACAGATGGTCTATTCTTCTCTATTGACCCTTGGAAACGATTTAATTTAGATTTACCAGAGAATTTACCAGGAGTACTTGGCGATAGATTTACTACCAGAGACGACGGTTATAGCTGCCCTGCATTCGATCAACACGGACGGGTTATTGGCTGGCAGTTGAGAGTACACGGAGTAACCGAGAGGAACAAATATCGTTGGGCTAAAAGTACCTTTTCTTCTCATCTTCCTAATGGTGAACTACCCGTCACCATAGTAAAGCCCATTGAGAATGCCTCGAAAACGCTTTATTTATCCGAAGGCATACTCAAACCCTATGTTGCCAGCAAAAGACATAATCTAGCCGTTTGTGGTGCTGCTGGTGGACATTTTCGGGGTAGTCCCGAACAACTTACACAAATCGTCTCTGATTATGAGCAATTGGTACTCGTTCCTGATGCTGGTGATGCTCTTAACAGCCATGTAATGAGACGTTGGTCGCAACAAATTGAGTTTCTCCAGCGATTTGGTAAGACCATTACAATCCTCTGGTGGGGGCAACTCAGCAAGGAGCAATTTGAAGATTTTGATGAGATTGATGCCGCCACTTTGGCTAATGCCCAATATCTATCGCCAACAGAATTTTACGAACTCGCCAAAAAGCAGCGATATCTTCAACAGCAATGGGATAACTGGAGAAACTATAAACAGTTTTCTCCCCAGATAAAAATTGAGAAAAAATATATTGAGTTTGGTTTACCACAATCGAACACTATTGCCTTGATTAATTCGGGATTAGGTTCGGGTAAAACCACCGAACTAATTAAGAATTTATTGTCGGTTCAAAACTATGGCATTATCGGTCTCGGATATCGCAATACTTTACTCTTGCAGTTCAACGAAAAAGCTAAACAGCTCGGATTTTACCATCTTCAGTCTGATAAGAATCTCAGGGAATTTAGTCTAGACGATCCTGGAGTCAAAGTTACTAACTGTATTGATAGCCTAATTCATTATGAACCAGACCAGTTTGACCACAAAATTGTTGTCATTGATGAGATTATTTCCGTACTTAAACACTTTCTGTTCTCATCCACTATCAAGCAATTTAGCCAGGTCAAACAGTTATTTACTGAGATGGTTAATCGCTGCGATCGCCTCATCTGCCTTGACGCTCATCTGCAAGACTGGGCAGTTAAATTCTTCCAAGAATTATGTCCCAGTAAGCAAATAGTAACCATTGAGAATACCCATCAAGGTGACAAGGCACAGATTTATCTACTTGAAGGTACTGTTGATATTGATGAGAAAATTCGAGTTAACGATCGCACTCCTTGGGTCCAAAAATTACTCAATAGTTATTGTCCTGTCATTGCCAGCGATTCTCAAGTTTTCTGTGAGTCAATAGAGAACTTATTACTAGAACAAGGCAGAACGGGCATTAGAATTGATTCTAAGACTGTCTCAGAGAACCACGTTAAAGAGTTCTTTACTAACCCCGAGCGGTACATTCGGGAACATCAACCAGAATACATAATTTATTCTCCCAGTGCCGAATCTGGTTTAGATATTCCCACTCAGGATTACTTCAGCGAGCATTTTTGCTTCTTTTTTGGCTGCTTAGATGTCGATAGCATGATTCAAATGCTCGGCAGGGTTAGAGATACCAATGTACCTAAATTTGTTTGGTGTAAGCAATTTATTCGGTCTGAAGATAGTATTCGTCGTCCTTCTAATGTTGAGAGCATTCAAGCTGATAGAGCGCGAGCGTTAATGTCAGAATTGCATTCAACTCTTAATAGTATTGAGTCTCCAGAAATCAAAATAGCCTACTTACAGCAAGTTTACCAAGATAATCTTGACCCCTACACCACCACTGCTGACACGATCACAGCTATCCGCAATCATGAGTTTAGTAATTATCGAAAATGCCTCAAACAACAACTGCTCAACTCTGGTTATCCAGTTGAAGCTGTCACTCTAGAATCAATTAGCCAAAGAAAGACAATCGCTAAGAAAGAAAAAGAAGCTCAGACCGAAGTTAAGCAGCAAAACAGTCAAGATATTTTTGCTGCCAGCGATAAATATCTGGGACAAAAACAAATCAAACTTGATTTTGATGCTAACTGGGAGACTCGCTGCGCAGTAATGAAGGCTGGTTTAGTTTCTCGACTTCCTGGCATTAATCACAATCGGATCTGGAGTCCCGATTTTATTAAACAAGTTAAATACGATCAACCCCGATTGATTAGACAATGCGAGCTATATCATCTACTCGAAAATCCCGATTTAGCTAAACAGTTATCGATTGAGAAATACAACCGAATATTTAATCAAGGTAACATTGATGCACCCTGGAAGCTGAGACAGGACTACTTAAAGATCAAAGCACTCAGAGATGTTGGCATCTACGATTTTATTCAAAACATTCTGGAACACCCAGAATATGTCTATGACGAGAAAACCCCTGAAGTTCGATCCATTCTCCAAAAATGTCAATACCAGAAACATCGGCAAGTTTTAGGCACTCCTGGTAAGACACCGATTAAATTCTTGAATAACCTCTTGCGCTCACTGGGGTTAGAAACCAAATCTCATCAAGCTCGCGATGAAAACGGCGTTCGTTATCGTTGCTATTCCATTAAGTCTGAATCTCTAATCGGTGAAGTAAGAAGAGCAATTCTACAAGCCATAAAATTGAAATATGACCAAAGAATCGACTCCAGTAATCAACTCCTAGAATGGCAACAAAATGCGACCCAACTGCCGACCAATCCCCCTCAAGAATGCGAGGTGCAAAATTCAGCTCCAACTATTGCTGCACATAGCGTTGACTCGGTCACACTTCACCCTGTTACTTTAAAAGAAAATACCCTACCAAGTGTGACACCTAATTTAAGCTTTTATCCCCCTGAGCCTCAAACCTCAGACCTAAAGACTACAAGTAAGATACAAAAAAATCAAAATCTCGGAGAGGTTCATCCTTTGGATACGGAGGAGGCGATTATTGATTTGGCAGACACCTTAAACGTTGTGGAGGATGAAGAAATGCTTCAATCAATTATTGATACACCAGGGATGACAAGAGTACGGTTAAATCGAGCTAGCCGACTGTTGTCAGTCCAGCAGCGGCAAAATATTAGGCAATGGGCGATTACGCTTCGCCCTCTCTTCATATTTAATTGA